In Maniola jurtina chromosome 2, ilManJurt1.1, whole genome shotgun sequence, the following proteins share a genomic window:
- the LOC123872119 gene encoding serine/arginine repetitive matrix protein 1-like, whose amino-acid sequence MLGARLKSWMEAQLGRAKKRKQKPTRQTTPTTPVPPPHLSSPESAYSTGYSTDGTSPGAPPASLAAPLVPPPPPPAPPTTHLYHEPAKRRSSIAVRRIAPEPTVCATPSPRPRCRIRTNPWLGGTSPNARRRAPSVLHQQSLQCPQAPTLHHAPYSLDSHPKYSSRSPHLSPHLSPHLSPHLSPEPYRTPYYRGGASSDEECRGMKPRGRETAILSDADVDSDGDTGLDGGDEDEPDSTASPGKRRARRRRPPRRTPRSAGATPPRMRRRCHAPSAPPVRERDPLLEADREAERKYRELIREAEKLLVTVSRSPIEPPHNPRVRELRATEVDAPRRSPERTHVTNFIRANSPEPPRRLSPVARRSPLAAPPPPRPQVQPPSPTDRPHSEPPKRKAYARDEVLQTLEGLRKSLQQQSALLAVQRTRLDSL is encoded by the exons ATGCTGGGCGCGCGGCTCAAATCATGGATGGAAGCGCAGCTGGGGCGGGCGAAGAAGCGTAAACAGAAGCCGACGAGGCAGACGACGCCGACCACGCCCGTGCCACCTCCGCACCTGTCGTCTCCCGAGAGCGCCTACAGCACGGGCTACTCGACCGATGGCACGTCGCCCGGCGCGCCGCCCGCGTCGCTCGCCGCTCCGCTGGTGCCTcccccgccgccgcccgcgccgcccaccACCCACCTGTACCATGAACCGGCAAAG CGTCGTTCGAGCATTGCAGTGCGTAGAATCGCGCCTGAACCGACGGTTTGTGCCACCCCGTCGCCTCGACCGAGGTGTCGCATCCGGACTAACCCCTGGCTGGGAGGCACGTCGCCCAACGCTAGGAGGAGAGCTCCCAGCGTGCTGCATCAGCAGTCGTTGCAGTGCCCGCAGGCGCCCACTCTGCACCATGCGCCTTATTCGCTGGATTCACACCCGAAATATAGTTCAAG ATCGCCGCACTTGTCACCACACCTATCACCCCACCTATCGCCTCATCTATCCCCAGAACCCTACAGAACACCGTACTACAGAGGCGGAGCATCCAGCGATGAAGAGTGTCGTGGAATGAAACCTCGTGGAAGGGAAACCGCTATCCTCTCTGATGCTGACGTGGACTCGGATGGTGATACGGGGCTAGATGGTGGGGACGAGGACGAGCCGGATAGTACGGCGTCGCCGGGTAAAAGAAGAGCAAGAAGAAGGAGGCCTCCACGAAGAACTCCACGCTCTGCAG GAGCGACGCCACCCCGAATGCGACGTCGATGCCACGCACCCTCAGCCCCTCCTGTCCGAGAACGGGATCCACTCCTCGAAGCGGATAGAGAAGCCGAGCGAAAGTACCGGGAGCTGATACGAGAGGCGGAGAAACTCCTTGTCACTGTTTCAAGATCTCCTATCGAGCCCCCGCACAATCCTAGAGTCAGGGAACTCAGGGCTACTGAG GTGGATGCACCCCGACGGAGCCCAGAGCGTACTCATGTGACAAACTTCATCCGCGCCAACTCCCCTGAACCCCCCCGTCGACTCTCACCAGTAGCGCGCCGCTCCCCCCTCGCCGCACCGCCACCCCCTCGGCCCCAGGTGCAACCCCCCTCGCCAACAGACAGACCACACTCTGAGCCACCGAAGAGGAAGGCCTACGCAAGAGATGAG GTATTACAGACATTGGAAGGACTGCGCAAGAGCTTACAACAACAATCGGCGCTGCTAGCAGTACAACGCACGCGTCTCGACTCTCTCTGA